A region of Halorhabdus rudnickae DNA encodes the following proteins:
- a CDS encoding BadF/BadG/BcrA/BcrD ATPase family protein, producing MLLIGVDSGGTKTLCVAVDEAFRLQGTGQSGPGRYTAVGVDTARQNIQTAIERALPDGSTDEHVVGGFGLSGLDSQRDRTIISEFLSDINAVEDYIIENDVVVAHESLFPDRRGITVISGTGSVAYGRTRDGDSHRVGGWGWLIGDEGSGFDVARRGLQAATRAQDDRAKTTSLVDGACEHFDLASFDDVLSYAYQDIEHPKDIASFAKEVIAAAKAGDEVAQDIVHTAGMELALAAETIQARLDIETPVPVGCLGGFGRAGPVTEAFSREIDRLLPDATLVDPIAHPVVGSVGLAASKAGLDATRSRLDTLDQAIDESRS from the coding sequence ATGTTGTTGATCGGCGTTGACTCCGGAGGAACGAAAACCCTCTGTGTGGCGGTCGATGAAGCATTTAGACTCCAGGGAACTGGACAGAGTGGTCCAGGTCGATATACTGCGGTTGGCGTCGACACTGCGAGGCAGAACATACAGACAGCCATCGAGCGTGCGTTACCAGACGGTTCCACGGACGAACACGTCGTCGGGGGGTTCGGACTGAGCGGACTCGACAGCCAACGCGATCGGACGATTATTAGCGAGTTTCTGTCCGATATCAACGCTGTCGAGGACTATATTATCGAGAACGATGTCGTCGTAGCTCACGAGTCGTTGTTCCCTGATCGACGTGGGATCACTGTCATTTCAGGGACAGGATCAGTCGCCTATGGAAGAACTCGAGACGGGGACTCTCACCGTGTCGGCGGATGGGGATGGCTCATTGGTGATGAAGGCAGCGGATTCGACGTTGCAAGGCGAGGACTACAAGCTGCTACACGCGCGCAGGATGATCGAGCGAAGACGACTTCACTCGTCGATGGTGCCTGTGAGCATTTCGATCTCGCGTCGTTCGACGACGTCCTCTCGTATGCCTACCAGGATATCGAGCATCCAAAAGACATCGCCTCGTTCGCTAAAGAAGTCATCGCCGCGGCAAAAGCGGGCGACGAGGTTGCTCAGGACATCGTCCACACTGCGGGCATGGAGTTGGCGTTGGCGGCCGAAACGATACAGGCTCGACTCGACATCGAGACCCCCGTTCCTGTCGGCTGTCTCGGGGGATTCGGAAGGGCTGGTCCCGTCACTGAAGCGTTTTCCCGCGAGATCGATCGGCTTCTTCCGGACGCAACTCTTGTGGATCCAATCGCTCATCCGGTCGTTGGCAGCGTCGGGCTGGCTGCCAGCAAAGCCGGACTTGACGCCACTCGAAGCCGGCTCGACACACTCGATCAAGCTATCGATGAGTCCCGATCATAA
- a CDS encoding TrmB family transcriptional regulator sugar-binding domain-containing protein → MADKLIELIQSFGFTDKETEAFITILEEGPITVQEIVEQSDISRRHTYNAIDNLQQYNFVVVNEYLTPATVEPAPPQKVYQQVQHLGDQLYEQLESRYRRSYHEQADVKVLKSRSTVTRTIRDMVSSARRRVGISIPLQFLPVVHEQLVDAVDRNVATMLLLTDFEEDQTDLDAPITDAADVIRYRDDPGLILLAVDRESALVAPPEITNSQGQRSALYSSQPHLESVAFTTLMEYEWQMGEEFHVASPRGLPTTYSNVRKAVIDATLYMNDEVSLVAEVEARPVDNSDTVETITGDVVRVGQRLISPITTDIPYQSCLYIDTGDEVVTAGGVNATLEDHRALSIKLDAAPSNSLDSDG, encoded by the coding sequence ATGGCTGACAAGTTGATAGAACTGATACAGTCGTTTGGATTTACTGACAAGGAAACTGAGGCCTTTATTACTATTCTCGAAGAGGGTCCGATCACAGTTCAAGAGATCGTCGAACAGTCGGACATCTCCCGCAGACATACGTATAATGCAATCGATAACCTTCAACAGTACAATTTTGTCGTCGTCAACGAGTACCTTACACCGGCAACCGTCGAGCCGGCGCCTCCGCAGAAAGTCTACCAGCAGGTCCAGCATCTCGGAGATCAACTTTATGAACAACTCGAAAGTCGGTATCGGCGTAGTTATCACGAGCAGGCAGACGTGAAAGTACTCAAATCCCGGTCGACAGTCACTCGGACGATTCGTGATATGGTATCGTCTGCTCGACGACGAGTCGGTATCTCTATTCCACTTCAATTCCTGCCGGTGGTCCACGAACAGCTTGTCGATGCGGTCGATCGAAACGTCGCAACGATGCTCTTGCTGACTGATTTCGAGGAAGACCAAACGGACCTCGACGCGCCGATCACCGATGCAGCCGATGTCATTCGATACCGAGACGACCCTGGCCTTATTCTACTTGCCGTCGACCGTGAATCCGCCCTCGTCGCGCCGCCCGAAATTACCAACTCTCAGGGCCAACGCAGCGCGTTGTACTCTTCTCAGCCACATCTAGAGAGTGTTGCCTTCACGACGCTGATGGAATACGAGTGGCAAATGGGCGAGGAGTTCCACGTTGCCTCTCCGCGTGGCTTACCCACGACATATTCAAACGTCCGAAAAGCCGTTATCGATGCAACACTCTATATGAACGACGAGGTTAGCCTCGTCGCAGAAGTCGAAGCACGGCCCGTCGACAATTCGGACACGGTCGAAACAATTACTGGTGATGTCGTCCGAGTTGGGCAGCGTCTCATTAGTCCGATCACGACTGATATTCCATATCAATCATGTCTGTATATCGATACTGGTGACGAGGTTGTCACTGCCGGTGGGGTCAACGCTACTCTTGAGGACCACCGGGCCCTCTCTATCAAGCTTGATGCAGCCCCATCTAATAGTTTGGATTCTGATGGTTAG
- a CDS encoding ABC transporter ATP-binding protein, giving the protein MAQLELEHLVKEFPDGDSTITAVEDVNLSLEDGEFLVLVGPSGCGKSTTLRMIAGLETATTGDIRIEGDSVTGKEPRNRDIAMVFQNYALYPHMTARENISFGLKMTTDLSKDTIGTRVEEVAEMMGISELLDDEPSELSGGQQQRVALGRAIVRDPEVFLMDEPLSNLDAKLRTKMRTELKSLQNELGVTTIYVTHDQTEAMTMGDRIAILNDGELQQIGTPLECYHRPANKFVAGFIGSPSTNFVDVQCESGRLVHDDFEYALSPETASLLDGYDSVTLGIRPEDITLTESTGKKDVMTATVDVVEPLGDLSHVYTEVNGRQITVTVDGGVDLASQSEIGLEFSEDAIHLFDPETGEAIKNSETELEDTSLIAA; this is encoded by the coding sequence ATGGCCCAGCTAGAGTTGGAGCATCTCGTCAAGGAGTTCCCCGACGGTGATAGTACGATCACTGCAGTCGAGGATGTCAACCTCTCGCTAGAGGACGGGGAATTCCTCGTCCTCGTCGGCCCGTCAGGGTGCGGGAAGTCGACGACACTCCGGATGATTGCCGGACTTGAGACGGCCACAACTGGTGATATTCGGATCGAAGGCGACTCCGTGACTGGCAAAGAGCCTCGGAACCGAGATATCGCGATGGTATTTCAAAACTACGCGCTGTACCCGCATATGACGGCTCGGGAAAACATCTCTTTCGGGCTGAAGATGACGACAGACTTGTCCAAAGATACGATCGGAACCCGTGTTGAGGAAGTCGCAGAGATGATGGGTATCAGTGAACTTCTGGATGACGAACCGAGCGAACTATCTGGTGGCCAACAACAACGGGTAGCTCTCGGCCGGGCGATCGTCCGTGATCCGGAGGTGTTCCTCATGGACGAACCACTCTCGAACCTTGACGCCAAGTTGCGGACCAAAATGCGGACTGAACTCAAAAGTCTGCAAAACGAACTCGGCGTCACGACCATCTACGTTACACACGACCAGACCGAAGCAATGACGATGGGCGATCGCATCGCGATTCTCAACGACGGGGAACTCCAGCAGATCGGCACCCCTCTGGAGTGCTATCACCGCCCGGCCAACAAATTTGTCGCCGGATTTATCGGCTCTCCGTCGACGAACTTCGTCGATGTCCAGTGTGAGTCGGGTCGGTTGGTTCACGACGACTTCGAATATGCGCTCTCGCCCGAGACTGCATCGTTACTGGACGGATACGATTCAGTTACTCTCGGGATCCGTCCGGAAGACATCACGTTGACTGAGAGTACTGGAAAGAAAGACGTCATGACAGCGACTGTCGATGTCGTGGAACCACTCGGTGACCTTTCACACGTTTATACCGAAGTCAATGGGAGACAGATCACAGTCACCGTCGACGGTGGCGTCGACTTAGCAAGCCAGTCCGAGATCGGCTTGGAGTTCTCCGAGGACGCTATCCATCTATTCGACCCCGAGACCGGCGAAGCGATCAAGAACAGCGAAACAGAACTCGAAGACACTTCACTCATCGCCGCCTGA
- a CDS encoding NADH:flavin oxidoreductase/NADH oxidase: protein MTSDLFSPLKMRDVTAPNRVMVSPMCQYSVEDRDGVPTDWHRVHLGSRAVGGAGVVMSEATAVEPRGRISPEDTGIWSGEHVEAWQPITEFISEQGSIPAIQLAHAGRKASKSRPWEGSEPVQPDAGGWETIAPSGTPWPYDEPAPPHRRMDQTDIEDVVESFRSGAENALEAGFEIAEVHAAHGYLLHEFLSPVINDRTDEYGGDFENRTRLLREVVAAVRAVWPDDKPVFVRISATDWFDDRESWTLEQSVRLAGDLAAAGVDLIDVSAGGIAPDSSPADAGPGYQVPYAERIQESTPASLRVGAVGAITTPQQASQLIENGRADLAIVGREHLRDPYFTLRAAAELDALDRVRVPAQYDRAF from the coding sequence ATGACATCGGACCTCTTCTCGCCGCTCAAAATGCGTGACGTGACCGCCCCCAATCGCGTGATGGTCTCACCGATGTGCCAGTACTCCGTCGAGGACCGCGACGGTGTACCGACCGACTGGCACCGCGTCCACCTCGGCAGTCGGGCCGTCGGTGGCGCGGGCGTCGTCATGAGCGAGGCGACGGCCGTCGAACCGCGGGGCCGCATCTCCCCGGAAGACACCGGGATCTGGTCGGGCGAGCACGTCGAAGCCTGGCAGCCGATCACGGAGTTCATCTCCGAGCAGGGCTCGATTCCCGCGATCCAGCTCGCCCACGCCGGCCGGAAGGCGTCCAAGAGCCGACCCTGGGAGGGAAGCGAGCCCGTCCAGCCGGACGCCGGCGGCTGGGAAACGATCGCCCCGAGCGGGACGCCCTGGCCATACGACGAACCGGCACCACCCCACCGCCGTATGGACCAAACGGACATCGAGGACGTCGTCGAGTCGTTCCGGTCGGGTGCCGAGAACGCGCTCGAAGCCGGTTTCGAGATCGCTGAGGTGCACGCGGCCCACGGGTATCTGCTCCACGAGTTCCTCTCGCCGGTCATCAACGACCGCACCGACGAGTACGGCGGGGACTTCGAGAACCGGACGCGACTGCTCCGGGAAGTCGTCGCGGCCGTCCGGGCAGTCTGGCCCGACGACAAGCCCGTGTTCGTCCGAATCTCCGCGACGGACTGGTTCGACGACCGGGAGTCCTGGACGCTGGAGCAATCAGTCCGGCTGGCCGGCGACCTCGCCGCGGCCGGCGTCGATCTGATCGACGTGAGTGCGGGTGGCATCGCGCCGGACTCCTCCCCTGCCGACGCCGGACCGGGCTATCAGGTACCGTATGCCGAGCGCATCCAAGAGTCGACGCCGGCGTCGTTGCGTGTCGGTGCGGTCGGTGCGATTACAACGCCCCAGCAAGCGAGTCAACTGATCGAAAACGGCCGGGCCGATCTGGCGATCGTTGGCCGCGAACACCTCCGGGATCCGTACTTCACGCTCCGTGCAGCGGCCGAACTCGACGCGCTGGATCGAGTCCGCGTCCCGGCCCAGTACGACCGCGCGTTCTGA
- a CDS encoding ABC transporter substrate-binding protein, with translation MDRHSEGKSTIDLAHHYVSGDGADALSALLDGFEESHPKTGIDTTQCDNLRLQVKTLILQERPPDVWVAWPGENLREYVAAGVVRDITEIWEHTDAEESVRPVATQAVNFDGSYRAVPVSIHRVNDLYIHRQRAEDMGIELESITTPEELAMELRAAAEENRSSPVLFPMVDPWTVLQLFEVVLLGQYDTSVFEAITAGDVDQHEEAITTSLEILQTIASVSADQSLHWSMVDTNERFLSGESPLYPQGDWAGGAFVERSGFAYQSDWDRIPFPGTERQYMVAMDAFIPSASASAAEDKLRQFAEYVLSKRGQRQFNNQKGSVPVRNDCTTQSFSAFTRDQMHALDESHSQPKSITHGLSVTPSQLIDLKTTMAEFIDTHDVDRTAGNLVDIFRRR, from the coding sequence ATGGACAGACATAGCGAAGGTAAGAGTACCATCGATCTCGCCCATCATTACGTCAGCGGGGACGGCGCAGATGCGTTGTCGGCTCTTTTAGATGGATTCGAAGAATCCCATCCCAAAACAGGAATTGATACGACGCAGTGCGACAATCTTCGGCTACAGGTCAAGACATTGATTCTGCAGGAGCGGCCGCCGGATGTATGGGTAGCCTGGCCCGGTGAGAACCTCAGAGAGTACGTGGCTGCGGGTGTTGTGCGAGACATCACCGAGATTTGGGAACACACCGATGCGGAGGAGTCTGTCCGGCCCGTGGCGACCCAGGCGGTGAATTTCGACGGGTCGTATCGTGCTGTCCCGGTCAGCATCCACCGGGTCAACGATCTGTATATCCATCGACAGCGAGCTGAAGACATGGGTATCGAACTCGAATCAATCACGACGCCAGAGGAGCTAGCAATGGAGCTACGGGCAGCCGCCGAGGAAAACCGCAGCTCCCCAGTGCTGTTCCCGATGGTGGATCCTTGGACAGTGTTACAGTTGTTCGAAGTCGTTTTGCTCGGTCAATACGATACGTCAGTATTCGAGGCCATCACTGCAGGAGATGTCGACCAGCACGAAGAGGCGATAACGACGTCCCTGGAGATTTTGCAAACGATTGCATCCGTAAGCGCGGATCAGTCGCTGCACTGGTCGATGGTCGATACGAACGAACGATTTCTCTCTGGAGAATCCCCCCTGTACCCGCAAGGCGACTGGGCTGGCGGCGCGTTCGTCGAGCGTTCTGGCTTCGCGTATCAAAGCGACTGGGATCGGATTCCATTCCCGGGAACGGAGCGTCAGTATATGGTTGCTATGGACGCATTCATTCCGTCTGCATCTGCGTCAGCGGCCGAAGATAAACTCCGTCAGTTCGCTGAATACGTACTCTCTAAACGCGGCCAAAGGCAGTTCAACAACCAGAAAGGGTCGGTCCCAGTCCGAAACGATTGTACCACGCAATCGTTTTCGGCATTTACACGCGATCAGATGCACGCACTGGACGAATCACACTCACAACCGAAATCTATCACACACGGCCTCAGCGTGACGCCGTCACAGCTCATTGATCTCAAGACGACAATGGCTGAATTCATCGACACCCACGACGTCGATCGAACTGCGGGAAATCTAGTCGATATCTTCCGACGACGATAG
- a CDS encoding YdcF family protein: MDVVIVLGQRLNGPELHPELKGRVDVAMTARSRVDAAYLICSGGQSNPKVSRTEAAVMGDYAVQNGIDPQHVLLEEHAHDTIGNAYFSRLLIEELGDVDTVHVVTSCYHLPRARYVFQQCFGPSYRIETEWCHPTDSVHHGDEVLSIRRSKRFFEPIARGNLSQIRARMSEHVVMYSDPVSTLPVSQVRYDD, from the coding sequence ATGGACGTTGTCATTGTTCTTGGTCAGCGGCTCAACGGTCCAGAGCTACATCCCGAATTAAAAGGTCGTGTCGACGTGGCGATGACGGCACGGTCCCGTGTCGATGCGGCGTATCTCATTTGTAGTGGTGGTCAATCAAATCCAAAGGTGTCACGGACCGAGGCAGCCGTCATGGGCGACTATGCCGTCCAGAACGGAATTGATCCCCAACATGTCCTCTTAGAAGAGCACGCACACGACACGATTGGTAATGCGTACTTCTCACGGTTGCTCATCGAGGAGCTTGGCGATGTCGATACCGTCCACGTTGTCACTTCGTGTTATCACCTTCCTCGGGCACGGTATGTCTTTCAGCAGTGTTTCGGTCCGTCCTACCGAATCGAAACGGAGTGGTGTCATCCCACTGACTCCGTTCACCACGGTGATGAGGTACTCTCGATCCGACGAAGCAAGCGGTTTTTCGAGCCGATCGCTCGTGGAAACCTTTCTCAGATCCGGGCGCGAATGAGTGAGCACGTTGTCATGTATAGCGATCCCGTCTCGACACTCCCGGTCAGTCAGGTGCGATACGACGACTGA
- the nagZ gene encoding beta-N-acetylhexosaminidase — translation MVAHNVSEQSIEQKVGQLFIAGFEGATPTESIRNLITEYNLGGVIYFSRNIDTPDQVTELSTTLQSIATSEKAKGQQPLLIATDQEGGVVSRLDWGSQLPSQMMLGACGDADLATRAGAAVGAELRSLGITMNLAPVLDVNNNPDNPVIGVRSFAEDPDVVSELGTAMALGMQSADVLACGKHFPGHGDTATDSHLGLPVVDHDRQRLDSIEFVPFRAAIEGGIDAIMTTHVAFPAITGSAELPATVSKTVQTGLLREQLGFDGLIVTDCLEMDAIAGDIGVAEGAIQAVEAGCDLVMVSHTPQRQRAAIEAVIEAVRAGRISEARIDRSLERILSYKSQRDVGAPNDIEQSWKDTAAVSSEVADRIARCGVTCVRDDSGLLPFDRSRPVDVVGFPGDRGSNAEDGRYSPTLVYDALSRAGFDVRSRTVSREEASTDAPIDEIDQLLVVTYDARDNDWQAAYVQSLLEDALDPVVLAVRNPYDLMAFPDVGTYLTTYGYSPAALDAVSAALAGDVDPTRVAPVALSEQT, via the coding sequence ATGGTCGCTCATAACGTGTCCGAGCAGTCTATCGAGCAGAAAGTCGGTCAGTTATTCATCGCGGGTTTTGAAGGAGCAACACCGACAGAATCGATTCGAAATCTTATCACAGAGTACAATCTCGGCGGCGTAATCTATTTTAGCCGGAATATTGACACACCTGACCAGGTTACTGAACTCTCGACGACGTTACAGTCGATTGCAACTAGTGAGAAAGCGAAGGGGCAGCAACCACTGCTCATCGCAACGGATCAGGAGGGTGGGGTCGTTTCCCGACTCGACTGGGGTTCACAACTTCCAAGCCAAATGATGCTGGGCGCATGCGGTGACGCCGATCTCGCTACCCGTGCTGGGGCGGCAGTTGGAGCCGAACTTCGCAGCCTCGGTATCACGATGAATTTAGCCCCGGTCCTGGATGTCAACAACAATCCGGACAACCCCGTTATCGGCGTCCGATCGTTCGCTGAGGATCCAGATGTGGTATCCGAACTCGGGACAGCGATGGCTCTTGGGATGCAGTCCGCAGATGTTCTCGCCTGCGGGAAGCATTTTCCTGGCCACGGTGATACGGCGACGGATTCTCATCTCGGCCTCCCGGTTGTCGATCACGACCGGCAACGACTCGACAGCATCGAATTCGTCCCGTTCCGTGCGGCTATCGAAGGCGGTATCGACGCTATCATGACGACACATGTCGCATTTCCGGCGATCACCGGCTCGGCTGAACTGCCAGCAACCGTTTCGAAAACGGTCCAGACGGGGCTCCTTCGTGAGCAACTGGGTTTCGATGGTCTGATCGTCACTGATTGTCTCGAAATGGACGCGATCGCCGGTGATATCGGCGTCGCCGAAGGAGCGATCCAGGCAGTCGAAGCCGGCTGTGATCTGGTTATGGTATCACATACGCCCCAGCGACAACGGGCGGCTATTGAGGCCGTTATCGAGGCTGTGCGTGCCGGACGGATCTCCGAGGCTCGAATCGACCGATCGCTCGAACGTATTCTCTCGTACAAGTCACAACGCGATGTCGGGGCACCGAACGACATCGAACAGTCATGGAAAGACACTGCAGCCGTGTCGAGCGAGGTAGCTGACCGGATCGCCCGGTGTGGCGTTACGTGCGTTCGTGACGATAGTGGATTGCTCCCGTTTGATCGCTCCCGGCCGGTGGACGTGGTTGGCTTTCCTGGAGACCGTGGATCGAACGCCGAGGACGGCAGATATTCACCCACCCTCGTCTACGATGCACTCTCGAGGGCGGGATTTGACGTCCGCTCACGGACTGTCTCTCGTGAGGAAGCATCCACTGACGCACCGATCGACGAAATCGATCAGTTGCTCGTCGTCACCTACGACGCACGGGACAACGACTGGCAAGCTGCGTACGTCCAGTCACTTCTCGAAGACGCTCTTGACCCGGTCGTTCTCGCTGTCCGAAACCCCTACGACCTCATGGCCTTTCCCGACGTCGGGACGTACCTGACCACGTATGGATACTCGCCAGCGGCGCTGGATGCCGTGTCGGCGGCTCTTGCCGGGGATGTCGATCCGACACGTGTGGCACCTGTCGCACTCTCAGAGCAGACCTGA
- a CDS encoding ribonuclease H encodes MAAYGRPTLRDLFDDSPTPHIAHPPRTHHRDFYLATDGSFRGSEGGLGVVIETRDGERVARLSVPDVVPDNNVAEYRALHLGLDVLAARAPRDSRVGVLVDHDELAGNVNAAKLAARHPDNEPPHRFSVPPTARHHWRGIRARICGFASLRAARIDGGVNPAHPLANSPAEYAHVNYESDRCLRPEPPQNGDQRIPPPSRADRPADD; translated from the coding sequence ATGGCCGCATACGGCCGGCCGACGTTGCGCGACTTGTTCGATGATTCTCCGACGCCGCACATCGCCCACCCACCGCGGACACACCACCGCGATTTCTACCTGGCGACCGACGGTTCCTTCCGGGGTTCCGAGGGCGGACTCGGCGTCGTGATCGAGACCCGGGATGGCGAGCGCGTCGCTCGTCTATCGGTGCCCGACGTGGTTCCCGACAACAACGTCGCGGAGTATCGGGCGCTACACCTCGGGTTGGACGTACTCGCTGCGCGGGCACCTCGTGACTCGCGGGTGGGTGTCCTCGTCGACCACGATGAACTGGCCGGCAACGTCAACGCGGCGAAACTGGCCGCACGACACCCCGACAACGAGCCGCCACATCGGTTTTCGGTCCCACCGACCGCTCGGCATCACTGGCGAGGGATCCGGGCACGTATCTGTGGGTTTGCGTCCCTGCGAGCGGCCCGGATCGACGGTGGCGTCAACCCCGCACACCCGCTGGCGAACTCGCCCGCCGAATACGCACACGTCAACTACGAGTCCGACCGGTGTCTCCGACCCGAACCGCCACAGAACGGTGACCAGCGCATTCCGCCGCCATCGCGTGCTGACCGGCCGGCCGACGACTGA
- a CDS encoding universal stress protein yields the protein MIERILFPTDGSAGATATLEHALDLAADHDASVHVLTVGDADGEYPGREVLDLAADRIRDRGLDSETVLREGRPYREILEYAEEDNVDLIVMPTHGRTGLERLLLGSVTAKVMRLADVPVLTACPDAELRYPYRRVLVPTDGSQSAAAALEVGVALAETADAPLSTLSVVEKPRPDGNIHPSAERERREEMAERAVESAASTARRRVPEVSTAVVHGRSIPETIREYATAERVDLIVLGTHGRTSLDRYLFGGVTEKLIRTADVPVLTVRGPKDQ from the coding sequence ATGATCGAGCGGATCTTGTTCCCGACGGACGGTAGCGCGGGCGCGACAGCGACTTTAGAACACGCCCTGGATCTGGCTGCGGACCACGACGCGAGCGTCCACGTCCTGACCGTCGGGGACGCCGACGGGGAGTATCCGGGACGGGAGGTTCTCGATCTGGCTGCCGACCGTATCCGCGATCGGGGTCTCGATAGCGAGACAGTCCTCCGGGAGGGACGACCTTACCGGGAGATACTCGAGTACGCAGAGGAGGACAACGTCGACCTGATCGTAATGCCGACCCACGGCCGCACCGGGCTGGAACGACTCTTGCTGGGAAGTGTCACGGCCAAAGTCATGCGACTCGCCGACGTGCCAGTCCTCACCGCCTGTCCCGACGCCGAGTTGCGCTATCCATACCGCCGGGTGCTGGTGCCGACCGACGGGAGCCAGTCTGCGGCGGCGGCCCTCGAAGTCGGGGTGGCACTGGCCGAAACGGCAGACGCCCCGCTGTCGACACTGTCCGTCGTCGAGAAGCCCAGGCCGGACGGCAACATCCACCCGTCGGCCGAACGCGAGCGCCGCGAGGAAATGGCCGAACGGGCCGTCGAGTCAGCCGCGTCGACCGCTCGCAGACGCGTTCCCGAAGTCTCGACCGCCGTCGTCCACGGCCGTTCGATCCCGGAAACAATCCGTGAATACGCCACAGCGGAACGGGTAGACCTGATCGTGCTCGGGACCCACGGCCGGACCAGCCTCGATCGCTACCTCTTCGGTGGCGTCACGGAGAAACTGATCCGGACGGCCGACGTACCCGTCCTGACTGTCAGGGGACCGAAAGACCAGTGA